The following nucleotide sequence is from Deltaproteobacteria bacterium.
GTTGTACCGATGAATTTCTGCAACAGGTCAAGGAACGGGCAGACCAGCTTGGAAAGATTCAGATCCATCTCCACACCTTGCAGACACCGATCCAGAAGGCGTTCGGAATCCGCAAGTACGGCAAATCTCTGGTCGGCCATCTCGACGATCTCGGGCTGGTGGATGAGAATCTGACACTGGGCCATGCTGTCTTCGTGACCGAGTCGGACATCGAGCTACTGGCTTCAAGAGGTGCATCCACCACGCACCATCCGAGCTGCAACCTCGCTGTGAGGAACGGAATCTCCCCTGTCTACCATCTCTACAAGGCCGGCGTCAACGTCGCCCTGGGAATCGACGACAAGGCCATAAACGACGATGGGGACGGCATCATGGAACTCAGGATGATCCACCGGCTCCACCGGGTTTCAGGCTTTGATCTGGCCAGGACGCCCGCTCTGAACGCCTTCGATGTCCTGAAAATGGGCACCACCAATGCAGCCCGGGTCTGCGGCTTCGGAGGGGAACTCGGCGCCCTCAAGGAGGGCATGAAAGGAGACATGATTCTCGTGGACCTTCAACAGATCATGGAGGATCCCTGGGTGTCTCCGGAGTTGAACATCGCTGAAATCTTCATCAACCGCGCAAAAGGGGTCCACGTCAACACCGCCATCGTCGGGGGGAAGGTGATCATGGAAGACCGGAGGCTCCTCACCGTGGACGTGGACGGCCTCTACGAGGAAGTCCGAAAACAGGCATCCAGGGGAATCGGCCCGGATCAAAGGTCCTTTGCCGAAACGCTGCAGAGGATCAAACCATACTACCACAAGTGGTATGAGGGGTGGGAGAAGCTGGATTTTGACCCCTTCTATGTGATGAACAGTCGCAAGTGAAGACCGATGGTCCTCATGGCACGGCTCCTTGGGCTGAAGATCGACAAGGTCGTCGGATATGCGCAGATAGCCCTTGATCTTGATCAGCGGGTGTAGTATAAACGATACGGTTGGTTTTGCTTGCGCCAAAACCCGGAGAACCGGGCAAGCCAAACAAGGAGGGAGGTGGGAGCACTTCAGCAGTAGTCTCCGAATCTCATTCAAAGCTCATCTTTAGAGAAAGGAGGGAACGAGATGTCCGGTATGAAAAGATGGGGAATAGCTCTACTGGTTGTCGGGATTGTGGTGATTATGGGTTTCGGTTACTCTCAAGCGGCTGAGAAGCCTATCAAGATCGGTGTCCTCATGAACCTAACCGGTCCTTGGGCCTCCATAGACGAGCCGGCATGGAAAGCCATCCAGTTGGCTGTCGACAAGATCAACGACTCCGGCGGCCTCTTGGGGAGGAAGGTCGAGGCCAACTGCATCGACACAAAGGCGGATGAAGCGGAAACCGTTGCAGCCACGATCCGCCTTGCCGAGTCGGGGGCC
It contains:
- a CDS encoding amidohydrolase family protein, with the protein product MDILVRGKYVITDAGAGEKGILTDGAVYVSGGRVVEVGDYASLKERHPQAAVKGNGKQLLMPGLIDGHSHGWGLTLTQMGFDLDFLENGLIDWAFMVPLDPEVSAMMSAVRHLQGGCTTMHHNNWGEEPNLMENAEKAISGYQKVGIRLAYSPGGRNVNRLALDDTDFFATLPPDLQEFARPMVYYDKKAFVEAYMDLFEGLHGRYNDEETRILFGPSWTQGCTDEFLQQVKERADQLGKIQIHLHTLQTPIQKAFGIRKYGKSLVGHLDDLGLVDENLTLGHAVFVTESDIELLASRGASTTHHPSCNLAVRNGISPVYHLYKAGVNVALGIDDKAINDDGDGIMELRMIHRLHRVSGFDLARTPALNAFDVLKMGTTNAARVCGFGGELGALKEGMKGDMILVDLQQIMEDPWVSPELNIAEIFINRAKGVHVNTAIVGGKVIMEDRRLLTVDVDGLYEEVRKQASRGIGPDQRSFAETLQRIKPYYHKWYEGWEKLDFDPFYVMNSRK